From the genome of Campylobacter concisus, one region includes:
- a CDS encoding transporter substrate-binding domain-containing protein: MKKIFALLLTVFVALCANELKFGTAANYPPFEYIDENNKITGFDIELIGEISKRAGFSYKIINMSFDGLIPALKAGKINGIISAMSATSDRLKSIDFTKPYYLTENLYLKKKDNDALKAKEELAGKRVGVQQGTVQELAANAINGVKVVPSEDTVPLIMGLKVGKFDAVILDSSIGYGFIKKNPELEAFFKEVDGSEGFSIAFDKGKESVLIEKINQILDDMKKDGSYEALLKKYDLK; this comes from the coding sequence ATGAAAAAGATCTTTGCTCTTTTACTCACAGTTTTTGTTGCTCTTTGTGCAAACGAGCTAAAATTTGGCACAGCGGCGAACTATCCTCCATTTGAATATATCGATGAAAATAACAAAATAACAGGCTTTGATATCGAGTTAATTGGTGAAATTTCAAAGCGCGCAGGCTTTTCATATAAGATTATAAATATGAGTTTTGACGGCCTTATCCCAGCACTTAAAGCTGGCAAAATAAATGGCATTATAAGTGCGATGAGTGCGACTTCAGATAGATTAAAGTCGATTGATTTTACAAAGCCATACTATTTAACTGAAAACCTCTATCTAAAGAAAAAAGATAATGACGCATTAAAAGCTAAAGAAGAGCTAGCTGGCAAAAGAGTTGGCGTGCAACAAGGCACTGTCCAAGAGCTAGCAGCAAATGCTATAAATGGCGTAAAAGTAGTGCCTTCAGAGGATACTGTGCCACTCATCATGGGATTAAAAGTTGGTAAATTTGACGCAGTCATCCTTGATAGCTCTATCGGATATGGCTTTATCAAGAAAAATCCAGAACTTGAAGCATTTTTCAAGGAAGTTGATGGTAGCGAGGGCTTTTCAATAGCTTTTGATAAAGGAAAAGAGAGTGTGTTAATAGAGAAAATAAATCAAATTTTAGATGATATGAAAAAAGACGGAAGCTACGAAGCTTTACTTAAAAAATACGATCTAAAATAA
- the putP gene encoding sodium/proline symporter PutP — protein MSFGSYLAIAIYFGFLLFIGRYFYDKNASMNEYLLDNRRMGPVVTALSAGASDMSGWMLLGVPGALYATGIANVWMIIGLIIGAYCNYLFLAKRLRIYTEVASDSITIPDFLENRFKDRTKILRIISGLIILIFFTLYVSSGIIAGGKTFESFFGLKFAYGAVFTLVIVVFYTFFGGFKAVSITDAFQGLLMFCVLVSIPVVAYLNLDLTSDTNLLKEISKLDANHLNPFRDQTFWGILGLMAWGFGYFGQPHIIVRFMAIRDSKELAKARRIGIGWMSIGLLGAIMSGLIGFVYFSQRGGLSDPETVFLKLGELLFPPFFIGIIISAVLSAIMSTISSQLLVTSSSVTKDFIFAFYKKEISQNTQTAISRYAVVVVAIVATILAFISTDNVLNVVGNAWAGFGASFGPVLLFSLYWKRMSALGALAGMIAGGATVIFWITSGLNVYVYEILPGIIASCIAIISVSIWGDAINKMTSEPHEQVIKDEFEKMKTRL, from the coding sequence ATGAGCTTTGGGTCTTATTTAGCCATCGCCATCTATTTTGGCTTTTTGCTCTTTATCGGACGATATTTCTACGATAAAAATGCAAGTATGAACGAGTATCTGCTAGATAACCGTCGAATGGGTCCAGTAGTTACTGCACTTAGTGCTGGTGCTTCTGATATGAGTGGTTGGATGCTACTTGGCGTGCCCGGAGCATTATACGCAACTGGCATAGCAAATGTGTGGATGATAATCGGTCTTATCATTGGAGCTTACTGCAACTATCTATTTTTAGCAAAGAGGCTTAGAATTTATACTGAGGTTGCGAGTGATAGCATCACAATACCAGACTTTTTAGAAAATCGCTTTAAAGATAGGACTAAAATTTTAAGAATCATCTCTGGTCTTATCATTTTGATCTTTTTCACACTTTATGTAAGTAGCGGCATCATCGCTGGTGGAAAGACATTTGAGAGCTTTTTTGGTTTAAAATTTGCCTACGGAGCGGTCTTTACACTTGTTATCGTGGTCTTTTACACATTTTTTGGTGGATTTAAAGCAGTTAGTATAACTGATGCATTTCAGGGGCTTTTGATGTTTTGTGTCCTAGTCTCGATCCCAGTCGTGGCATATCTAAATTTAGACTTGACAAGCGATACAAATTTACTAAAAGAGATAAGCAAGCTTGATGCAAATCACCTAAATCCATTTAGAGATCAAACTTTTTGGGGAATTTTAGGACTTATGGCTTGGGGATTTGGCTATTTTGGTCAACCACACATCATTGTTAGATTTATGGCGATACGCGATTCAAAAGAGCTTGCTAAAGCAAGAAGAATAGGCATTGGCTGGATGAGCATTGGGTTGCTTGGTGCGATTATGAGCGGACTTATTGGCTTTGTCTACTTTAGTCAAAGAGGCGGGCTTAGTGATCCTGAGACGGTGTTTTTAAAGCTTGGTGAGCTACTTTTCCCACCATTTTTTATAGGCATTATTATCTCAGCTGTGCTTTCAGCGATCATGAGTACTATCTCAAGTCAGCTTTTAGTTACGTCTAGCTCGGTAACAAAGGACTTTATCTTTGCATTCTATAAAAAAGAGATTAGTCAAAATACACAAACAGCGATCAGTCGCTATGCTGTCGTAGTAGTGGCTATAGTTGCTACTATACTTGCCTTTATCTCGACAGATAATGTTCTAAATGTCGTTGGCAACGCTTGGGCTGGATTTGGTGCGAGCTTTGGACCGGTGCTACTTTTTAGTCTTTACTGGAAGCGTATGAGTGCACTTGGAGCATTAGCTGGTATGATAGCTGGAGGTGCGACAGTAATATTTTGGATCACTTCAGGACTAAATGTTTATGTTTATGAAATTTTACCTGGCATCATAGCTTCTTGCATAGCGATCATTAGCGTAAGTATCTGGGGAGATGCGATAAATAAAATGACGAGCGAACCTCACGAGCAAGTCATAAAAGATGAATTTGAAAAGATGAAAACAAGGCTTTAA
- a CDS encoding M16 family metallopeptidase, translating to MRKILLLFCLVMGLFALQNDKDMLSGELKNGLKYYIKENKFPQKTAIFYLVINSGSTDEKDGEQGLAHFLEHMAFNGSRDFSKNELIKQLESLGVKFGADLNAQTSYNQTSYVLTINVNEKNLQDTFKVFLNWIDGVKIDPKELDKERGVIMEEERQRNTPGYRLYLAQTKDIFEGSIYLKRVPIGDMNVIKSIDAKHMQEFYERLYQPRFMSFVAVGDFDKDEIKSLIKKSFSQAKNTNSYIHPEKNISFKSGLNIFNYDSNETGMELVRLSYFDKFSPVLNEADAKRNLEYALIASLINMLYEQKNANNSSNLSTDFIAQTLQAKQKIYSFETNVLRGDFNASLKDMLGVIKGIKEFGFNKDDFGDVKKAFVANVDAKFKRSKTKKSSAYAGQILNMIENGGFVLSDEDDKELGLKLLNEITLEDVNARFRQILAISDERVRIFSKDGFKLSKDELLKLFAKAPAYNTNLSASNNDKSLGNENLESKEISSRSFDEKNGIYTYKMQNGSQVIFKPLATKKDSILFAAVSKGGTSNLADPKLGSFAVALTNESGVGKFNNYELSKALNGKIVSYEKGIEALTQGIYGSSSTSDLSSLLAVINLEFNAPRADANVLERIKQRAKDELSKEQNLPEYKFSTEFSKFFYENNKRVTPLEMAQIDALKLNELKEIIKGKFTNAASYTFVIIGDTDEERLLPLVKKYIATLPKLGEAENFKDDGVRSIKGQHTFKREYQSTKRSDVGINIINSDAKYSFEGAIRLRALSEILKTALREQIREDKGQTYGFSLNAKLSRYPFEHSDMLISFTCDPANTDKIIAEIKQIIASIKRSGALLPKHLEDFKAQSEISIKKDYEKPEFWQKLIISNKIFKTPLYTADEYISAVKVITNDDIKEAAKLYLDDKNMVISINNPK from the coding sequence ATGAGAAAAATTTTGTTGCTTTTTTGTCTAGTAATGGGTCTTTTTGCGCTTCAAAACGATAAAGATATGTTAAGTGGAGAGCTAAAAAATGGGCTAAAATACTATATCAAAGAGAATAAATTTCCACAAAAAACAGCTATTTTTTATCTTGTTATAAATTCTGGTTCAACTGATGAAAAAGATGGCGAGCAAGGTCTTGCTCACTTTTTGGAGCACATGGCGTTTAATGGCAGCCGTGACTTTAGTAAAAATGAGCTCATTAAGCAGCTTGAGAGCCTTGGTGTGAAATTTGGAGCTGATCTAAACGCGCAGACGAGCTACAATCAGACGAGTTATGTCTTAACGATTAATGTAAATGAGAAAAATTTACAAGATACATTTAAGGTCTTTTTGAATTGGATAGATGGCGTTAAAATCGATCCTAAGGAGCTTGATAAAGAGCGTGGCGTCATAATGGAAGAGGAGCGTCAGAGAAATACGCCAGGATATAGGCTTTATTTGGCTCAAACAAAGGATATTTTTGAGGGTAGCATCTATCTAAAAAGAGTGCCAATAGGCGACATGAACGTCATCAAAAGCATAGATGCTAAGCACATGCAAGAATTTTACGAGAGGCTTTATCAGCCAAGATTTATGAGCTTTGTTGCTGTTGGCGACTTTGATAAAGATGAGATAAAAAGCTTAATCAAAAAAAGCTTTAGCCAAGCAAAAAATACAAATTCTTACATTCATCCAGAAAAAAATATTAGCTTTAAGAGTGGTTTAAATATTTTTAACTATGACTCGAATGAAACTGGAATGGAGCTAGTTAGACTTAGCTATTTTGATAAATTTAGCCCAGTTTTAAATGAGGCTGACGCAAAGAGAAATTTAGAATACGCACTTATCGCAAGCCTGATAAATATGCTTTATGAGCAAAAAAATGCAAATAATTCATCAAATTTAAGCACTGATTTTATAGCTCAAACACTTCAAGCAAAGCAGAAAATTTATAGTTTTGAAACAAATGTACTTAGAGGCGATTTTAACGCAAGCCTTAAAGATATGCTTGGCGTTATAAAAGGTATTAAAGAGTTTGGCTTTAATAAAGATGATTTTGGAGATGTGAAAAAGGCGTTTGTGGCAAATGTGGATGCAAAATTTAAACGCTCAAAGACTAAAAAATCAAGTGCTTACGCAGGACAAATTTTAAATATGATAGAAAATGGTGGCTTTGTGTTAAGCGATGAAGACGACAAAGAGCTTGGTTTAAAGCTATTAAATGAGATCACGTTAGAAGACGTTAATGCTAGATTTAGGCAAATTTTGGCTATTTCTGATGAACGTGTAAGAATTTTTAGCAAAGATGGTTTTAAGCTTAGCAAAGATGAGCTTTTAAAGCTTTTTGCCAAGGCACCTGCTTATAACACAAACCTATCTGCTAGCAACAACGATAAGAGTCTAGGCAATGAAAATTTAGAGTCAAAAGAGATAAGCTCAAGAAGCTTTGATGAAAAAAATGGAATTTATACCTACAAAATGCAAAATGGCTCGCAAGTTATCTTTAAGCCACTAGCTACTAAAAAAGATAGTATTTTGTTTGCAGCCGTCAGCAAAGGAGGCACATCAAATTTGGCTGATCCAAAGCTTGGTAGCTTCGCAGTGGCGCTCACAAATGAAAGCGGCGTTGGTAAATTTAATAACTATGAGCTCTCAAAGGCACTAAATGGAAAGATCGTAAGCTATGAAAAGGGTATAGAAGCACTCACGCAAGGCATTTATGGCTCATCAAGCACAAGCGATCTTAGCTCGCTGCTAGCTGTTATAAATTTAGAATTTAACGCTCCAAGAGCCGATGCAAACGTGCTTGAGAGGATAAAGCAAAGAGCAAAAGATGAGCTAAGCAAAGAGCAAAATTTGCCTGAATATAAATTTAGCACCGAATTTAGCAAGTTTTTTTATGAAAACAATAAACGTGTCACGCCGCTTGAGATGGCTCAGATTGATGCGCTAAAACTAAATGAGCTAAAAGAGATCATCAAGGGTAAATTTACAAACGCAGCCTCATATACTTTTGTAATCATCGGTGACACCGACGAAGAGAGGCTTTTGCCGCTTGTTAAAAAGTATATCGCCACTTTGCCAAAGCTTGGCGAAGCTGAAAATTTTAAAGACGATGGCGTGCGAAGTATCAAGGGTCAGCACACCTTTAAAAGGGAGTATCAAAGCACAAAAAGAAGCGATGTTGGCATAAATATCATAAATTCTGATGCGAAATATAGCTTTGAAGGAGCGATTAGGCTAAGGGCATTAAGTGAAATTTTAAAAACCGCACTTCGTGAGCAGATCAGAGAAGATAAGGGTCAAACATATGGTTTTAGCCTAAATGCCAAGCTTTCGCGCTATCCTTTTGAGCATTCGGATATGCTAATTAGCTTTACTTGTGATCCTGCAAATACAGACAAGATCATCGCTGAGATAAAGCAGATAATAGCTAGCATCAAGCGTAGTGGCGCGCTCTTGCCAAAACATTTGGAGGATTTTAAGGCACAGAGTGAAATTTCTATAAAAAAAGATTATGAAAAGCCTGAGTTTTGGCAAAAGCTCATCATCTCAAATAAAATTTTTAAGACGCCACTTTATACGGCTGATGAGTACATAAGTGCGGTAAAAGTCATCACAAATGACGATATCAAAGAGGCTGCTAAACTCTATCTTGATGATAAAAATATGGTAATAAGTATAAATAATCCGAAATAG
- the mnmC gene encoding bifunctional tRNA (5-methylaminomethyl-2-thiouridine)(34)-methyltransferase MnmD/FAD-dependent 5-carboxymethylaminomethyl-2-thiouridine(34) oxidoreductase MnmC, which yields MKNANLSFKGQIPFNEEFGDIYFNTDKPWLESEFVFASALDEIWQSKDSFIIAETGFGAGLNFFTLCKKFKGSNKKLHFVSIEKSPIKKEDILKIYENLGIFKAYAKKLVSLYPPLISGIHRINFAPNITLDLCYGEAKEILPELDFIADIWFLDGFAPSKNGLIWSEEIFKQIARLSKVGTITRTYSCAKIVKDGLKGAGFLLSLKEGYSRKRQMSSAVLEKKDENLKDAWFARCEPVASVKGKIALIIGAGVAGLATAGELAKNGFKVVIAEAKSEVATNGSGNHCGALMPLVTKPGVNLGRMHINAFLQAVRFYKANLPKSLIKFNGCIDYAFDDELVKRYASWQDQSAEDVFKFNESLKPYPGIFIKEAAYARPREICKFLSSNFEILFNHEYESRTHLQNGKISVKFKNKKSLEADILVFCTGSKSSEIFKDYDMQISSVRGQVTHLKPVLKNELPLSAKGYICPAVKGVQVIGATYARNEICDMPKVEDNAKNLSDVSEFFDTTKAAIIGSRVGYRSYSGDRFPIIGALHDEEFYKQNYKGLFWSKNKDNNPKASYEKNVFVNFAHGSRGLGTAILGANLIADLVLDRPLCIERSLFHELHPARFLIRKLKKGLKL from the coding sequence ATGAAAAATGCAAATTTAAGCTTTAAAGGGCAAATTCCATTTAACGAGGAGTTTGGTGACATCTACTTTAATACCGATAAACCTTGGCTTGAGAGTGAATTTGTCTTTGCAAGTGCACTTGATGAAATTTGGCAGAGCAAAGATAGCTTCATCATCGCTGAAACTGGCTTTGGTGCTGGGTTAAATTTTTTCACGCTTTGTAAGAAATTTAAAGGTAGTAATAAAAAACTTCACTTCGTTAGTATTGAAAAAAGTCCCATAAAAAAAGAAGATATTTTAAAAATTTATGAAAATTTAGGCATTTTTAAAGCTTATGCTAAAAAGCTAGTTTCGCTCTATCCACCGCTAATTTCTGGCATACACCGTATAAATTTTGCTCCAAATATCACACTTGATCTTTGCTACGGCGAGGCTAAAGAAATTTTACCTGAGCTTGATTTTATTGCCGACATCTGGTTTCTAGACGGCTTTGCTCCAAGTAAAAATGGCTTGATCTGGAGCGAAGAAATTTTTAAACAGATCGCAAGACTAAGCAAGGTTGGCACGATTACTAGAACCTACTCTTGTGCAAAAATAGTAAAAGATGGACTAAAGGGTGCTGGCTTTTTGCTAAGCCTAAAAGAGGGTTACTCTAGAAAACGCCAGATGAGTAGCGCTGTGCTAGAGAAAAAAGATGAAAATTTAAAGGATGCTTGGTTTGCTAGGTGCGAGCCAGTCGCCAGCGTAAAAGGCAAAATAGCGCTTATTATAGGAGCAGGAGTGGCTGGGCTTGCCACAGCTGGCGAGCTAGCTAAAAATGGCTTTAAAGTGGTGATCGCTGAGGCAAAGAGTGAGGTCGCGACAAATGGCTCAGGCAACCACTGCGGCGCCTTGATGCCACTAGTTACGAAGCCCGGGGTAAATTTAGGCCGCATGCACATAAATGCGTTTTTGCAAGCAGTGAGATTTTACAAGGCAAATTTACCAAAAAGTCTCATTAAATTTAATGGCTGCATCGACTATGCGTTTGATGATGAGCTAGTTAAGCGATATGCCTCATGGCAGGATCAAAGCGCGGAGGATGTTTTTAAATTTAATGAGAGTTTAAAGCCATATCCTGGGATATTTATAAAAGAGGCGGCTTATGCTAGACCAAGAGAAATTTGTAAATTTCTCTCAAGCAACTTTGAAATTTTGTTTAACCATGAGTACGAGAGTAGGACGCACCTGCAAAATGGCAAGATAAGTGTTAAATTTAAAAATAAAAAAAGCTTGGAGGCTGATATCTTAGTCTTTTGCACAGGTAGTAAAAGTAGTGAAATTTTTAAAGACTATGACATGCAAATAAGTAGCGTCCGTGGTCAAGTCACGCACCTAAAACCAGTGTTAAAAAATGAGCTGCCACTAAGCGCAAAAGGCTACATCTGCCCAGCCGTAAAAGGGGTGCAAGTCATCGGTGCAACCTACGCTAGAAATGAAATTTGCGATATGCCTAAAGTTGAGGATAATGCTAAAAATTTAAGCGATGTAAGCGAGTTTTTTGACACCACAAAAGCCGCCATTATCGGTTCACGTGTGGGATATAGAAGCTATAGTGGAGATAGGTTTCCGATAATTGGTGCCTTACATGACGAAGAATTTTATAAGCAAAACTACAAAGGGCTATTTTGGAGCAAAAATAAAGATAACAATCCAAAAGCAAGCTACGAAAAAAATGTCTTTGTAAATTTTGCTCATGGCTCACGAGGTCTTGGCACAGCGATACTTGGAGCAAATTTGATAGCCGATCTTGTGCTTGATCGCCCACTTTGCATAGAAAGATCGCTATTTCACGAGCTTCATCCAGCTAGATTTTTGATAAGAAAACTAAAAAAGGGATTAAAACTTTAA
- a CDS encoding amino acid ABC transporter ATP-binding protein produces MIEIKNLNKSYGDLRVLNDISVDIKKGEVIAIIGPSGGGKSTFLRCINRLEEPDSGHIKINGEDILDKKSDINKIRQKVSMVFQHFNLFANKNVLQNLTLAPIKAGILDKASAEKRADELLKSVGLSDKKFAYPHKLSGGQKQRIAIARSLAMEPEVILFDEPTSALDPEMIGEVLDIMKDVAARGITMLVVTHEMGFARNVANRIFFMDKGKIAVDDTPKNVFTNPQHERLKEFLGKILNH; encoded by the coding sequence ATGATTGAGATTAAAAATTTAAATAAAAGTTATGGCGATTTGCGAGTTTTAAATGATATTAGCGTAGATATAAAAAAGGGTGAAGTTATAGCGATAATTGGTCCAAGTGGTGGCGGTAAAAGTACGTTTTTACGTTGTATAAACCGCCTTGAGGAGCCAGATAGCGGGCACATAAAGATAAATGGCGAAGATATTTTAGATAAAAAATCAGACATAAATAAAATTCGCCAAAAAGTGAGCATGGTTTTTCAGCACTTTAATCTTTTTGCAAATAAAAACGTCTTGCAAAATTTAACCCTAGCTCCGATAAAAGCGGGAATTTTAGATAAAGCAAGCGCAGAAAAAAGAGCCGATGAGTTGCTAAAAAGTGTTGGGCTAAGTGATAAGAAATTTGCCTATCCGCACAAGCTTTCAGGTGGACAGAAGCAACGTATCGCGATCGCTAGAAGCCTAGCGATGGAGCCAGAAGTGATACTTTTTGACGAGCCGACAAGTGCGCTTGATCCTGAGATGATCGGAGAGGTTCTTGATATCATGAAAGATGTTGCTGCAAGGGGCATAACGATGCTTGTGGTGACCCATGAAATGGGCTTTGCGAGAAACGTAGCAAATAGAATTTTCTTTATGGATAAAGGCAAAATCGCAGTTGATGACACACCAAAAAATGTCTTTACAAATCCACAACATGAGCGTTTAAAAGAGTTTTTAGGCAAAATTTTAAATCATTAA
- a CDS encoding basic amino acid ABC transporter substrate-binding protein produces the protein MSKILKFLMASLVLFLLGCGDDANKKNAVNNAEGASKNVVYKVGSSADYPPFEYLDENNKIVGFEIDLLNEITKKTGIKFDVANMSFDGLISALKTGKIDIAISGMSATDERRKSVDFTKPYYFSENLFIRKKGSDVNKDNLKDKKISAQVGTLQEEAAKSITTKSIPAENVAAAIMSLNAGKIDVVLTDSPIGVEYLKQNPDLEEFLRVPDGTEGFAMAFDKGKHTDLIKKIDAAIDELQKSGEFDKMLDKYGLKK, from the coding sequence ATGAGTAAAATTTTAAAATTTTTGATGGCAAGTTTGGTTTTGTTTTTACTAGGTTGTGGCGATGATGCTAATAAAAAAAATGCAGTAAATAATGCCGAAGGAGCTAGTAAAAATGTAGTTTATAAAGTTGGCTCGAGTGCTGATTATCCACCTTTTGAATATCTTGATGAAAACAATAAAATTGTTGGCTTTGAGATAGATTTATTAAATGAGATCACCAAAAAAACTGGAATAAAATTTGATGTTGCAAATATGAGCTTCGATGGACTGATATCAGCATTAAAAACCGGTAAAATTGATATCGCTATAAGCGGAATGAGTGCAACTGATGAGAGAAGAAAATCAGTTGATTTCACCAAGCCATATTATTTTTCAGAAAATTTATTTATCCGCAAAAAAGGCTCAGATGTAAATAAAGACAACCTTAAGGATAAGAAAATTTCAGCTCAAGTTGGTACACTTCAAGAGGAAGCAGCCAAAAGCATAACTACTAAGTCAATACCTGCTGAAAATGTAGCAGCTGCCATCATGTCACTAAACGCTGGCAAAATCGATGTTGTGCTAACTGATAGTCCGATAGGAGTTGAATATTTAAAACAAAATCCAGATTTGGAAGAATTTTTAAGAGTTCCTGATGGTACGGAAGGATTTGCAATGGCGTTTGATAAAGGCAAACACACTGACCTTATCAAAAAGATAGATGCAGCAATCGATGAGCTACAAAAATCTGGCGAATTTGACAAAATGCTAGATAAATATGGATTAAAGAAATAA
- a CDS encoding amino acid ABC transporter permease has protein sequence MKAQNLAKFLFFIIIVSLGAYFFYPRDLSEAQEIAYIKSYGVTLGLTIGGIAIGITLGFTLAFIKFLNIKVLNFIIDEYIDILRGTPVILQLLIFSVVIFATWSDNFYVALIALGLNSSAYVAEIVRSGINSVDKGQMEAARAMGLNYYVSMREIVFPQATKNILPALANEFISLFKETSVVGYISVVDITMQSKSLQAVFYSPEPVIFTGIVYYVSVKFFTLLTKLLERRLNRHD, from the coding sequence TTGAAGGCTCAAAATTTAGCTAAATTTCTATTTTTTATAATAATCGTCTCACTTGGAGCATATTTTTTCTATCCAAGAGATCTTAGTGAGGCTCAAGAGATCGCTTATATCAAAAGTTACGGAGTGACTTTAGGACTCACGATAGGTGGTATTGCCATAGGCATAACGCTTGGATTTACCTTGGCGTTTATTAAATTTTTAAATATCAAAGTCTTAAATTTTATAATCGATGAATATATTGATATCTTACGTGGAACGCCTGTAATACTTCAACTTTTAATATTTTCAGTTGTCATTTTTGCAACATGGAGTGATAATTTTTATGTAGCTCTCATCGCACTTGGGCTAAATAGCTCTGCTTATGTGGCGGAGATCGTACGAAGTGGCATAAATAGCGTGGATAAAGGACAAATGGAAGCGGCTCGTGCGATGGGCCTAAACTACTATGTTTCGATGCGCGAGATAGTTTTTCCACAAGCTACAAAAAATATCTTACCAGCTCTTGCGAATGAGTTTATATCGCTATTTAAAGAGACATCAGTCGTGGGCTATATAAGTGTAGTTGATATCACGATGCAAAGTAAGAGCTTGCAAGCGGTCTTTTATAGTCCAGAGCCAGTCATTTTTACAGGCATTGTCTATTATGTGAGTGTTAAATTTTTTACACTTTTGACAAAACTACTTGAGAGGAGATTAAACCGCCATGATTGA
- a CDS encoding N-acetylmuramoyl-L-alanine amidase family protein, whose protein sequence is MKRAIILFFIVCNFLFAVTNSEIFAKFDKNFASSSRSAKIKFHNDIKDIYVDAIIKNDKNIKKQALTRLITSSKSLGFDSSGYIKDLNALNGVKSASTPSASATTLTLLSATKVNDTLVLKFNTKIDTAKLKTSFLKQQNTYKNIMDIDGRLNGNSLTYQNFISDYIHISQYDKNTVRVIFSDKIQKTIKANATGDLLVISAQNFISNENVKAPLHKTKNKNEEVPHKEPEPNLKSQPAQSEPVAAPLPPVAAGKFSRNKTIVIDPGHGGTDPGAVNGKLQEKTAVLGVAKKLGDILKARGYKVYFTRSTDVFINLRTRTKFANDKMADLFVSIHANAAPNATKAKSMHGIETFFLSPARSERSKNAAALENKSDIEEMNYFSQQTFLNVLNREKIIASNKLGIDIQKEILASARKVYAASDGSVREAPFWVLVGALMPAVLVEIGYITHPVEGEKLFNDAYQNALANGIANGIDGYFAKNR, encoded by the coding sequence ATGAAACGAGCGATAATCCTCTTTTTTATTGTTTGTAATTTTCTTTTTGCTGTGACAAATTCTGAGATATTTGCAAAATTTGATAAAAATTTTGCCAGCTCAAGCAGAAGTGCAAAGATAAAATTTCACAACGATATAAAAGATATCTATGTCGACGCGATCATAAAGAATGATAAAAATATAAAAAAACAAGCACTCACAAGACTAATAACCAGCTCGAAATCGCTTGGTTTTGACTCAAGTGGGTATATAAAAGATCTAAATGCACTAAATGGCGTAAAGAGCGCTAGTACGCCTAGTGCTAGTGCTACTACTTTGACGCTGCTTAGTGCAACCAAGGTAAATGACACTTTAGTACTTAAGTTTAATACAAAAATCGATACTGCAAAACTAAAAACATCCTTTTTGAAGCAGCAAAATACATATAAAAACATTATGGATATTGATGGTAGATTAAATGGCAATTCGCTAACTTATCAAAATTTCATATCTGATTATATTCACATCTCGCAGTATGATAAAAACACTGTTAGAGTTATTTTTTCTGATAAGATCCAAAAGACTATAAAAGCAAATGCGACAGGCGATCTGCTTGTAATCAGCGCTCAAAATTTTATCTCAAACGAAAATGTAAAAGCACCACTTCATAAAACTAAAAACAAAAACGAAGAAGTGCCACACAAAGAGCCTGAGCCAAATTTAAAGTCACAGCCTGCACAAAGTGAGCCAGTGGCAGCGCCTTTGCCACCAGTTGCGGCTGGTAAATTTTCACGCAACAAAACGATCGTCATCGATCCAGGACATGGCGGCACTGATCCAGGTGCAGTAAATGGCAAACTTCAGGAAAAAACCGCAGTTCTAGGCGTAGCCAAAAAGCTTGGCGACATATTAAAAGCACGTGGTTACAAGGTTTATTTTACTAGATCAACTGATGTCTTTATAAATTTAAGAACAAGAACAAAATTTGCAAATGATAAGATGGCTGATCTATTTGTTTCTATTCACGCAAATGCCGCTCCAAATGCTACAAAGGCAAAAAGTATGCACGGCATCGAGACATTTTTCTTATCGCCTGCAAGAAGCGAACGTAGTAAAAACGCAGCCGCGCTTGAGAACAAATCAGATATCGAAGAGATGAACTACTTTTCGCAGCAGACATTTCTAAACGTGCTAAATCGCGAGAAGATCATTGCCTCAAATAAGCTTGGGATCGATATCCAAAAAGAAATTTTAGCAAGCGCTAGAAAGGTCTATGCTGCAAGTGATGGCAGTGTGAGAGAGGCGCCGTTTTGGGTACTTGTTGGTGCTCTTATGCCAGCAGTTCTTGTTGAGATCGGCTATATCACGCATCCAGTTGAGGGTGAAAAGCTCTTTAATGATGCATATCAAAACGCCCTTGCAAACGGCATAGCAAACGGCATAGATGGATATTTCGCAAAAAATAGATGA